The Ziziphus jujuba cultivar Dongzao chromosome 5, ASM3175591v1 genome segment ATGACGAAAAATAGAAGGGGAAATAAACGGAAttcttttatcatatttataCTTACCTGTCAACAAAATAACGAGGGAAAAatttctcttattattattattattattatttttttcaaagtttatttgaaatttttactaCATTACAAGTTGTGCCATGCAAAATTTAAGCCAAAACTTTGAGATCTTCAATGGGGGAATATACACCTAGCACGAGCAACCACCTCTCTCAATTTTACCTGTGAATTTCAGTGCGGAGACTGAAAGCCCTAGTTTGTATCAGAGCTTGTATTGTCGATACTTTTGAATGTACGATATCCTCAATCGTTGACATGTTGACATGCTATCTCCAATTCGGAAGCAGCAACATACTCGTTCTCTGCCGCATCTTCAAGCTCCTATACAACCTAACCTCTCACCGTGGTAGCCTTTCCCCACCTTGTGTTCAACTCGGTGCATTCTCACTCACTCCTCTCCATTAAGTCCACATGCCTTGCCGTGGAGGCACTGGAGTGCTTGCTTCCAGTGCTTGCCTCGATCGCTAAGCATGACATGCTTAGCGTCTTGGTTCCCGTCATGGATGAACCAGCGGATGGGTTCTTTGCCTCACTCTATGGTTTCTCAGAAAAGGTTGAATGTGATGTGTGGCCTTACAGCGAGGCGTCAGGAGGAGACTTGAGGCAAAGGGAGCGACAAAGGAACTGAAGCTTTCCACCAACTAGAATTCCTcccaatttagaaaataataattataataataataatagaaatctACATTTATATATTGACTTTCTCTTTTGAGTTTTCctctgcattattattattattattatttttttagcacTTTCTAAGATACAAATAGAGTCTAAAAGAAATGGTTTTCTAACTTTTTCAGACCTAATAGAACATCCcttattaaacaaaaatttccattatttattatttatttttttattttgattttctttggttGCTAAAACAGCCTGTTTGGCTGTTTCATATTTTGTCTTTTGGTTTTTAGAGCTAAGTTTCAAACTTATTATCTACTGTTATCGACAGAAGGGAATAAACTTTCTGTCCTGATTCAAAAAATACATCCACCATTAACTACAAATCTTCTTCACCACCAACATAATATGTTATCATTTGCTAGTAGTTTGATGTACATTCCGCTCTGAGGGTGCCCATCCAGTGGAAAAGGTatcgattttttatttttattattcttttatttattttttattttatattttttttaaaaatctattagaGGTGGAGATTCAAATTCTGGTCCTCCGCAAGAGCATGTAGTAATAATGAGTAGTGAACTTGTCACTAGGCAGTTCCAAGGGTATCAGATTGTTTGGTTTATATGATAAATCTAATTAtggaaattatataataaaaatttcaagcaaATTAGATTCCTAAAGCAGCCGATAAGTATAGAACAATAGGGCTAGTTGCCAACGACTGGCTCATGTCAGCCGGTGCCTCAAGCAATCCGCCTCCTATAGGCTCTAATATTTACTATTTGCCAGTTCACACATCATAGAGCAAAAACTCCAAAATCAGCCATCTGGAATGTAAGGGTGAATATCTCTAATGAGCAAGAAGCTTCAAATAGAATCAACAGGCTCAGTCATATGGCAACAAAATGAGAACCATCATCTTATACCTCAATAAGTTAGCTAGAAGTTAGCAAACTGCACGCTAGTCAGCATCCACATAGGTAACATCTTTGTTAACAATCTGCCAAAGAGAAATTCGTAAGGCTATTTTCTTGGATAAACAGATAACATAACCAAATATGAAATATCAGCTACTATAATGTAACATTGTTTAATCTAATAAAAACAAGTTCCCACAGTGTATTGACAAGAAATCGTAATAAGAAATTATGACTGACAAAGTCAGGGGGGGAACTTTATTCTCTTTTATTACTTTGCCTAAAGGTGCAATTTTCTAAAAGACTTGATGAGACCGTATTACCAAAGTTCAAAATCAATAAACTCTTGAACTATAGAAGAACAGAAAAAATCATGGGAACAAAATTATCAATGACTTGACATCAGACAATACCTGAGATATATGTTCTTTAATCTTCTCACTGACAGGTCCATCCAAAGCCCTCTCAGCAAGCTCATAAAACGTAGTATTGCCTTCAGGTCCACTTACTTTGTCTTTCTGCAAATATCTGCAAGAAGGGAGAGAAAGACATTGGGAATAGATACCTATGGTTGATCGATGATAAATTATAGTTGCCGTCAATAACatggaaaataaacaaattcgCAGTCATGGACAAATTCCAACCTTTGCTGGACAAGTGCCTCCAATGCCTGCTTGATGTTTCCAAGGACTGGGTGGTTTTCATCAGTTTCAACCAATCCCATCCGCCTCAAATGATGCCAAAGGTTTTCTGCAGTCCTTCCACCATAACAAAGTAGGTTTTCTTAATGTTAGAAAACCACAATAAACTAACAAGAAACTATGtctcattaaaagaaaaaaaaatttccatgtaTCCTCGTACACCTCTTTCACAAATTACTAAATTTGGTCTTATGGGTAAAGAAAAATACAACTTAGCGTAGCATACCTTCAGAGACTTTGCCACCAGCAAGATGTACAataccaacaacaacaaaagtaaaACCGGTAGTATGAGCTGTATTTACATCATCAACATATTTTCTATACACATCAGCTGGAAGCTGACTAATGAGAACATAGGATTTCGGATCTGCCACAACTGAAACAAggtggaaaaattatcaataaaatagaaaatgtcCAAACAAGccggaaaaattatcaataaaatagaaGAGACATCTAAACAATGTACATAACAGTACGATGTTGAAGCAGTATTATGACTTAGGGTAACGAAGAAAAAACAATGACATAAGAGTATCATGTTCAACCAGCTAACATGCATTTTAGCGCATTGTTACACAGCTTCCCAAAATTTTAGTGTTGCATGTGGGCTGGTGATGGGTTAGAGAATTCATCTCTGAAGAATATCAATCATTTTCCTAAGAATTTGACAAATGAATTTCGAAAGCTTAAAGAATCAAGTTCTACtccagcaacaaaataaatGGTACAAGaccaaaaaacccaaaatatctcCCAACCCATCATAAGTGAAGCCCAAAATAATGACCAAGCTGTTTGCTGTAGATAATTTGAATGACCTACATCTAGACCACAACCTTGTATTTTACTATCTTAGAATGACTGGAAGGCTGAGATTTTCTGGTGCTAATCGTCTGCCAAGATGAAGCTCCTTTGATCTTGAGTAACGACAATTACCtttttttagtaattaaaaaaaaagaaagtaaaaaagaaggATCATACTACAGCACAGTACTGGGAAGCTAAATAAACAGATTGGACAAAACTAGCAGTCTACTCGGTGCCAAGTACGAAATACAAAGACCATGGACCAAACAAttccataaaaacaaaaaaaagaaataacactGACTATGCTGGGAAGAGCGGCCCAGAGTTGTAGAAGAAGGACGAGAACGTTGAAGCTCTCTCATCTCGTATCCAAAAATGCTGGACAGTTTCTGAATAGCCTCATTGATGATGAGGCTAGGAAGAAACCGATTTCGATAGTTTTTGGTGACGATCTGAGTGAGCTCTTCCCTCTTAATTGGACACCCTGCGTTTTGATGGGTTTTGAATAGCACATACCGGATTACTTCCGCAACAAGCTTGTCCTTTTCCTATGGTGCTCAGTTTCCAGTATCACAGTGttcagaaaaattaaataaataaaaaataaaaaaaacaccaaaaaagcGATTAATTCTCAAAAACCCAAACTTGCGAAGCAGAAGAGGAATCACCTCCACGGAGACATCGAATTGGGACAAATCTTCAGCAGCGTTTGACATTATCGACTCTTGAGAGCAACAGAAACAAACAACTGAAACCCTAATTTCCCAATTCTTCTTCGTTTCTCTTTCTGAGTTCCAACTCCTCGCGTATGATCATGTGGCGGGAAAATCAAGCATACCAAAGTGTCTCGGTGAGCGCGCGTATAGACGATTCCGTCGCCATTTTTAAGCCTTGAGGAATTTTACCGATTGGTTTAGAACCAGGGTTTACAGTTTGGGCTTCGGCTTTTACCGTCCTTGCAGCCCAAGGAAAGAAAAAACTCGTAATGTGAAAAACTTTTGGATTGGGCCATGATGTTTCCGTGTaagaaaagaaacataaaacttTAGGAGAAGTGGAGCCCACGGGCGGGCATATATTATTGTCAGGTACCTCAAGCAAAGGGCCGTCAAGTGGTCGTCCCAGTCAACGTCACCGTCTCTTCTCCAACCCCCATGTGACGCGTCTTTATACACCTAAACGAGGACTTTACCTAagggtattttatttatttatttattttattttttggttttcacaCTGCCCAAGATCCAGTTTGAGCCGTACATCGTTGCCCTGGACCAACAACAGCACAATCCAACGGCTCAACATCAAAGCTCGGCATATCAGAAAAGCGGTTTCTTCACAGTGTCCAAAATCGCTCATAggctttagagagagagagaagaggggaagcgagagtaagagagagagagagagagagagagagagagagagagagaaggcgATGGAGAAGGAGAGGGAGCAACATGTGTACTTGGCTAGACTTGCTGAGCAAGCCGAGAGATATGAtggtatgcttttttttttttttttttttttcttttctttccaattgcaaatatgatggtattctcaaattttttcgcggatctcttaaaaatatatgcttttgttgttattattttccattttttttttagtgagaaTTATTGATTGTATTAGGAGGAGAGTAGTAGTGGGTCTGCTTCTTTAAGCACCCGGGaattgtctatggattttatttgagCTTTGATTCATGAATTACTAgtattaaaaagcaaaaaaaaaaatatatatatatatatattttttttttaaatttcattttcattttttttatgttttatttggtAGTTTATAGATTATCCGTGTGATGTGGttttatgtattaaaaataacctggactttgatttcttttttagcCCAATTACAgggggtatatatatatatttatatattatcaaagtaaatattgaaaatatttgtgGAATCCTAGTTGAAATGATAGACTGATGACGCATTTAAATAACAGATATGAATGGATAGTATGTAACTTTTTGTCACAAATACGAAGAAAAATGATTTCTTTATTAGTTATAAATTTGTTATGGCTTTATATGGAGGAAATCTAAATTATCAGTTACTAATTTACTTTGCAAATGATTTTTAtgctaaataattaaaatactctTTAAGTATAATGAAAAGGAAAtgaaatgatttgcaaataGTTGTGTATCATTTGAAATGACTGATTATGTTTTATGGAGCAACTAAAGTCCTGTCATTATATGATCTTAGATGGTGTGAAATTTATATGACGACCGTACACAATCTTGGCAATGTGTACTCCAATGTGTTCGCGCTGCAATTACTCCATGGATTTGTACTGTGCATGGAAGAATTTTTGCGTAGTCTATGGCATAGAAAATCCATTAACTTTATATCTTCTTTGTAGAAGCTTTAGAAATTGATAACTAAAATTGTGAGGGCATATAATGCATAATAACATTTACTGTTGGTTTGATGGtgaatttgtttatttagttatgtatttattttcccttttgcaGAAATGGTTGAAGCAATGAAGAAAGTGGCCAAGTTGGACGTGGAATTGACAGTGGAGGAGAGAAATTTGGTTTCTGTTGGGTATAAGAATGTCATTGGTGCAAGAAGGGCATCTTGGAGGATATTATCTTCCATTGAACAGAAGGAGGAAGGCAAGGGGAACGAACAACATGTGAAGAGGATAAAGGAGTATAGGCAGAGGGTTGAAGATGAGCTTTCAAAGATATGCTACGACATATTATCAGTTATTGACAACCATCTACTTCCGTCTTCCTCAAGTGGGGAATCTACTGTTTTTTACTACAAGATGTGAGAATTGTTTCTTGTTTCTCTTCTGTTGAATTTTTAGTGTTGAAGAAATACAAAATCTGGATCACATAATTGTACTTTTATACGAAGGTATTAGATAAATTGTTGTGAGATTCAAAAATTGGTACAAACTGATATTAGGTTATGAATTAGCTTAGAGAGGTTCAAGGTCAAAACTCAGTATAGTTGGTTAGGCCTTGGACAATGATAAGGACCATGGATTACTATTTCTTATTTTACCATCTGTAATCCATTCAAAGGGAGTTTCATCTTTCAATTGATATGGTATTTTGCTTTTGGATGCTGCTGCCTTTCTTCTTTAAATTTAACGTTTAAGTGATACTGTCTTTAGTGGTTGAGGACTTTGTAGCTTCCCCCCCTCTCATAATATACTCTTAATCATTGGGATGTATTTTTTGGTTGTGGCAGGAAAGGAGATTACTATCGATATCTAGCTGAGTTTAAAATAGCTGAGGATCGTAAAGAAGCTGCAGATCAGTCACTTAAAGCCTATGAGGTGAGCCGGTTGCGGCTACTTTATTGAAGCCTCCATTTTCCTTGTGtttttaattcctttgggcATTCTTGTTCATTTATTCAGTTTCTGTTGGTTTGTGATGCAGGCTGCCACTAGCACAGCTTCCTCTGATTTGCCCCCAACTCATCCAATTAGACTTGGATTGGCTCTGAACTTTTCTGTTTTCTACTATGAGATTCTTAACTCACCTGAGAGGTTCCAACACTTCTCTCTCTACCTTTCTACTGTTTATTTTTCCTTGGACATCTATTTGTCTGTGTTTTCCTGCTTAGTAGATCACCTGTGTTCGTTTATATTTAACTGTTTCTACAATGTGCAGGGCCTGCCACCTGGCTAAGCAAGCGTTTGATGAGGCTATTGCTGAACTTGACAGTCTCAATGAAGAATCTTACAAGGACAGTACCCTTATTATGCAGCTTCTTAGGGATAATCTCACGCTTTGGACCTCGGATCTGCCAGAGGAAGGAggtaaatgttaatttttttatattttattttt includes the following:
- the LOC107405241 gene encoding uncharacterized protein LOC107405241, translating into MSNAAEDLSQFDVSVEEKDKLVAEVIRYVLFKTHQNAGCPIKREELTQIVTKNYRNRFLPSLIINEAIQKLSSIFGYEMRELQRSRPSSTTLGRSSQHIVADPKSYVLISQLPADVYRKYVDDVNTAHTTGFTFVVVGIVHLAGGKVSEENLWHHLRRMGLVETDENHPVLGNIKQALEALVQQRYLQKDKVSGPEGNTTFYELAERALDGPVSEKIKEHISQIVNKDVTYVDAD
- the LOC107420841 gene encoding 14-3-3 protein 7, which translates into the protein MEKEREQHVYLARLAEQAERYDEMVEAMKKVAKLDVELTVEERNLVSVGYKNVIGARRASWRILSSIEQKEEGKGNEQHVKRIKEYRQRVEDELSKICYDILSVIDNHLLPSSSSGESTVFYYKMKGDYYRYLAEFKIAEDRKEAADQSLKAYEAATSTASSDLPPTHPIRLGLALNFSVFYYEILNSPERACHLAKQAFDEAIAELDSLNEESYKDSTLIMQLLRDNLTLWTSDLPEEGGEQSKVDEHPAET